The Caballeronia sp. NK8 genome includes a window with the following:
- a CDS encoding ABC transporter substrate-binding protein, translating into MTQDFNPARRRILHGAGALAVAGAMPLAARAQTKQIVVSDPGGPYTTAYREAFYDPFEKATGIKVVSVARESQPVAQFAAMVQTKNYVWDVTTLTLSADIPYLEAKGLLEPIGLKASDYPDIMPEAITPNWLGVDVYSTVLAYRADKFKDNGPKSWADFWDVKKFPGRRCLRRSPLDTLEQALLADGVPLDKLYPLDVDRAFKSLDKIKPHINIWWTSGAQAMQAIQSGDVDMISTWNGRAQAAKDNGAPVTIVWNQGLYSIEGWGIPKGTPRAEEARQFVRFCADAKRQALLTRTLAYGPTNRKSFETISKERAALLPTAPDNIRNMKLPSPQWWEENRQKVTERFNSWIIS; encoded by the coding sequence ATGACGCAAGACTTCAACCCGGCGCGCCGCCGCATTTTGCACGGCGCGGGCGCGCTCGCCGTGGCTGGCGCGATGCCGCTGGCCGCACGCGCTCAAACGAAGCAGATCGTCGTATCGGACCCGGGCGGCCCGTACACGACCGCATATCGCGAAGCCTTCTATGACCCGTTCGAGAAGGCGACCGGCATCAAGGTCGTCAGCGTCGCGCGCGAGTCTCAACCGGTCGCGCAGTTCGCGGCGATGGTGCAAACGAAGAACTATGTGTGGGACGTCACGACGCTGACCCTTTCGGCCGACATTCCGTATCTCGAAGCGAAAGGCCTGCTGGAGCCGATCGGCCTCAAAGCGAGCGACTATCCGGACATCATGCCCGAAGCCATTACGCCCAACTGGCTCGGCGTCGACGTCTATTCGACCGTGCTCGCGTACCGGGCGGACAAGTTCAAGGACAACGGCCCGAAGTCATGGGCGGACTTCTGGGACGTGAAGAAATTCCCGGGCCGCCGCTGCCTGCGCCGCAGTCCGCTCGACACGCTCGAACAGGCGCTGCTCGCGGACGGCGTGCCGCTCGACAAGCTCTATCCGCTCGACGTCGACCGCGCGTTCAAGAGCCTCGACAAGATCAAGCCGCACATCAACATCTGGTGGACGTCCGGTGCGCAGGCGATGCAGGCGATCCAGAGTGGCGACGTCGACATGATCTCGACCTGGAACGGCCGCGCGCAAGCCGCGAAGGACAACGGCGCGCCGGTGACGATCGTGTGGAATCAGGGCCTCTATTCGATCGAAGGCTGGGGCATTCCGAAGGGCACGCCTCGCGCCGAGGAGGCCAGACAGTTCGTGCGTTTTTGCGCCGATGCGAAACGTCAGGCCTTGCTCACGCGCACGCTGGCCTACGGCCCGACCAACAGGAAGTCCTTCGAGACCATCAGCAAGGAGCGCGCGGCCCTGCTGCCGACGGCCCCGGACAACATCAGGAACATGAAGCTGCCGAGCCCGCAATGGTGGGAAGAGAACCGCCAGAAGGTCACCGAACGGTTCAATTCCTGGATCATTTCGTAA
- a CDS encoding ABC transporter substrate-binding protein, protein MPTRLPRTIFRSLAAACIAASSLTAAQAADIKIGALFPFSGGLALLGDESYRGVQLAVDERNAAGGINGEKVVLVKADAVDANQAVGEARRLTSVENVSAVFGSYSSAVSSAATQVTELAGVPFFELGATADTITSRGFKYLYRSNSTTKTFADGTLEALTKVVAPQLKVDPKTLKIAIIAEDGPYGTLVSGFQKEGAKKLGLNVVQVLPYSAKSVDLSSLILRLKGADVDVVLQTSYQNDSILFFRQAAQAGFKPRAVIGAGGGYSLADTAKAVGAQMNGVYDIDFPQVAMNEKGAPGLDTFTAEYQKHFGMAPRSGHSLVNYVGAKAFLDVLANAKSTDKDKIRAAVLAYKKAAGTTAAGWGFQFADNGQNQLATTNVMQWQGGKLVTVYPEAVAIAKPVTAQ, encoded by the coding sequence ATGCCGACGCGCCTTCCTCGCACGATCTTTCGCTCACTCGCCGCCGCGTGCATCGCTGCATCGAGCCTCACCGCGGCGCAGGCCGCGGACATCAAGATCGGCGCCCTCTTTCCTTTTAGCGGCGGACTCGCGTTGCTGGGCGACGAGAGCTATCGCGGCGTGCAGCTCGCCGTCGATGAACGCAACGCCGCGGGCGGCATCAACGGCGAAAAAGTGGTGCTCGTCAAAGCCGATGCCGTCGATGCAAACCAGGCCGTCGGCGAAGCACGGCGTCTGACTTCGGTGGAGAACGTGTCGGCGGTGTTCGGGAGCTACTCGTCGGCGGTGTCGTCGGCGGCGACTCAAGTAACCGAGCTCGCTGGCGTGCCCTTCTTCGAACTCGGTGCGACCGCGGACACCATCACGAGCCGCGGCTTCAAGTATCTGTATCGCAGCAACTCGACCACGAAGACCTTCGCGGACGGCACGCTGGAAGCACTCACCAAGGTCGTCGCGCCGCAGTTGAAGGTGGATCCGAAGACGCTGAAGATCGCCATCATTGCGGAAGACGGGCCGTACGGCACACTCGTATCCGGCTTTCAGAAGGAAGGCGCGAAGAAGCTCGGTCTGAACGTCGTGCAGGTGCTGCCGTACTCGGCGAAGAGCGTCGATCTGTCGTCGCTGATCCTGCGTCTCAAGGGCGCGGATGTCGATGTCGTGCTGCAAACCTCTTACCAGAACGACTCGATCCTGTTCTTCCGCCAGGCCGCGCAAGCAGGCTTCAAGCCGAGGGCGGTGATCGGCGCGGGCGGCGGCTACTCGCTCGCGGATACGGCCAAGGCCGTCGGCGCGCAGATGAACGGCGTATACGACATCGACTTCCCGCAAGTCGCGATGAACGAAAAAGGCGCGCCCGGCCTGGACACGTTCACCGCCGAATATCAGAAGCATTTCGGGATGGCGCCGCGCTCGGGTCACAGTCTCGTGAACTATGTCGGCGCGAAGGCTTTCCTCGACGTTCTCGCCAACGCGAAATCCACCGACAAGGACAAGATTCGCGCGGCCGTGCTCGCCTACAAGAAAGCGGCCGGCACGACCGCGGCCGGCTGGGGCTTCCAGTTTGCCGACAACGGCCAGAACCAGCTCGCGACCACCAACGTGATGCAGTGGCAAGGCGGCAAGCTCGTGACCGTGTATCCGGAAGCGGTCGCGATCGCCAAGCCGGTCACGGCGCAGTAA
- a CDS encoding enoyl-CoA hydratase/isomerase family protein, with protein MSQDVLFSNHGRVAVITLNRPDRLNAWTTPMREMIIAALERFNADDDVAAIIMTGAGDRAFSAGQDLSEAHDFDGERAVAWVKEWQRYYAALRGLSKPLVMALNGTAAGSAFQVALLGDIRVGHPGVRMGQPEINAGIASTTGPWIMNSMLGMSRTIELTLTGRLMDADECYRIGLIHHVVEQDKVFEKALEIATELAAKPPVAMRLDKQRFREMTEPGFVDCIEAGMRIQREAYDSGEPARMMEEFFKKRAK; from the coding sequence ATGAGCCAAGACGTCCTGTTTTCAAATCACGGCCGCGTCGCGGTCATCACGTTGAATCGTCCCGATCGCCTGAACGCGTGGACCACGCCGATGCGCGAAATGATCATCGCGGCGCTCGAGCGCTTCAATGCCGACGACGATGTTGCCGCGATCATCATGACGGGCGCTGGCGACCGCGCGTTTTCGGCGGGGCAGGATCTGTCGGAAGCGCACGACTTCGACGGCGAACGCGCCGTGGCGTGGGTCAAGGAGTGGCAGCGCTATTACGCGGCGTTGCGTGGCCTGAGCAAGCCGCTCGTCATGGCCCTCAACGGCACGGCCGCCGGCTCGGCGTTTCAGGTCGCGTTGCTCGGAGATATCCGCGTGGGTCATCCGGGCGTGCGAATGGGCCAGCCGGAGATCAATGCGGGCATCGCCAGCACGACCGGCCCGTGGATCATGAATTCGATGCTCGGCATGTCGCGCACCATCGAACTCACGCTCACCGGCCGTCTGATGGATGCCGACGAGTGCTATCGCATCGGGCTGATTCATCACGTCGTCGAGCAGGACAAGGTCTTCGAGAAGGCGCTGGAAATCGCCACCGAGCTTGCCGCGAAGCCGCCTGTCGCGATGCGTCTGGACAAACAGCGTTTCCGCGAGATGACCGAGCCGGGTTTCGTCGACTGTATCGAGGCGGGCATGCGCATCCAGCGCGAGGCCTACGACTCCGGCGAGCCCGCTCGCATGATGGAAGAGTTCTTCAAAAAGCGCGCCAAATGA
- a CDS encoding ABC transporter permease subunit yields the protein MTIALHAHRENEAARRGRSVVLARFMRFLPIVPTLLFLLVFFVVPVGEILQGGLVGPDGNIGFAQFERIARTPVYAKVLWITFAISFLTAALSILLGYPVAYMLSRLSERVRERWLLWIMLPFWTSYLVKTYAWMLLLSKTGVLSTIALSLGLVRETSGTIPSLTGVLIGMVHSMLPLAVMTMLPVMRGIDDRLAQAAETLGAERSTSFFTVFLPLSSPGVAAAGLLVFISSLGFFIVPALLGSPKETMIAQLVISSVLELFDMRFAGALSTVLLVCSIVIFFVYDRMVGLTSLTGEVTERSRGSRAQGFKLALLMTAGRVCAPLMMRRKVRADTTARAASPLGLYTCVIMAMLVAPVLSVIPYAFTKSDYIAFPPKFFSTRWFGTFMDSPVWHSAIIRSFEVGLGTALLSLLLGFGATLAMTRMPRRVSKPVFALLVAPLIVPRIVVAVGLLYLFGRFGLTGTNLGLVLGHTVLAIPYVVVTLAAGFQRFDWRLDDAARVMGASPLRRITSIVLPLLMASVTAAFLFAFLVSFDDLTIAIFVSGGINSTLPKQMWDDIQLAITPTLAAVSTTLVILIALVVAVSSWLKRRAR from the coding sequence ATGACCATCGCTCTTCATGCGCACCGCGAAAACGAGGCCGCGCGGCGCGGCCGGTCCGTCGTGCTGGCGCGCTTCATGCGCTTTTTGCCGATCGTGCCCACGCTCTTGTTCCTGCTGGTGTTCTTCGTCGTGCCGGTCGGCGAAATCCTGCAAGGCGGCCTCGTTGGCCCCGACGGCAATATCGGCTTCGCGCAGTTCGAGCGCATCGCGCGCACGCCCGTCTACGCCAAGGTGTTGTGGATCACCTTCGCGATATCGTTCCTGACGGCGGCGCTGTCCATTCTGCTCGGCTATCCGGTCGCATACATGCTGAGCCGGCTGTCGGAGCGCGTGCGCGAACGCTGGCTCCTCTGGATCATGCTGCCTTTCTGGACCAGCTATCTCGTCAAGACTTACGCGTGGATGCTGCTGCTTTCGAAGACCGGCGTGCTCTCGACCATCGCGCTTTCGCTCGGTCTCGTGCGCGAGACGAGCGGCACGATACCGTCGCTGACCGGCGTGCTCATCGGCATGGTGCATTCGATGCTGCCGCTCGCCGTCATGACGATGCTTCCCGTGATGCGCGGCATCGACGACCGTCTCGCGCAGGCGGCGGAGACGCTCGGCGCTGAACGCAGCACGAGCTTCTTCACGGTGTTTCTGCCGCTCTCGTCGCCGGGCGTGGCGGCGGCGGGGCTGCTCGTGTTCATCTCCAGCCTCGGGTTCTTCATCGTGCCGGCGCTGCTCGGTTCGCCGAAGGAAACGATGATCGCGCAACTCGTGATCTCGTCCGTGCTCGAACTCTTCGACATGCGCTTCGCCGGCGCGCTTTCGACGGTGCTTCTCGTCTGCTCGATCGTCATCTTTTTCGTCTACGACCGCATGGTCGGGCTGACCTCGCTGACGGGCGAAGTGACGGAACGTTCGCGCGGCTCGCGCGCACAGGGTTTCAAGCTCGCGCTGCTGATGACGGCGGGCCGCGTCTGCGCGCCGCTGATGATGCGCCGCAAGGTTCGCGCCGACACGACCGCGCGCGCGGCAAGCCCGCTCGGACTCTATACGTGCGTCATCATGGCGATGCTCGTCGCGCCGGTGCTTTCGGTGATTCCATATGCGTTCACGAAGAGCGACTACATCGCGTTTCCGCCGAAGTTCTTCAGCACGCGATGGTTCGGCACCTTCATGGATTCGCCGGTGTGGCACAGCGCCATCATCCGTTCATTCGAAGTCGGTCTGGGCACCGCGCTGCTGTCGCTTCTGCTCGGCTTCGGCGCGACGCTCGCGATGACGCGCATGCCGCGCCGCGTGAGCAAGCCCGTGTTCGCGCTGCTCGTCGCGCCGCTGATCGTGCCGCGCATCGTCGTCGCGGTGGGGCTCCTGTATCTCTTCGGCCGCTTCGGGCTTACGGGCACCAATCTCGGCCTCGTGCTCGGGCATACGGTTCTCGCGATTCCTTATGTGGTCGTCACCCTCGCGGCCGGCTTCCAGCGCTTCGACTGGCGGCTGGACGACGCAGCCCGCGTGATGGGCGCGTCGCCGCTGCGGCGCATCACGTCGATCGTGCTGCCGCTACTCATGGCGAGCGTGACGGCGGCGTTCCTGTTCGCATTCCTCGTTTCCTTCGACGATCTGACCATCGCGATCTTCGTGAGCGGCGGAATCAATTCGACGCTGCCGAAGCAGATGTGGGACGACATCCAGCTTGCGATCACGCCGACGCTCGCGGCTGTGTCGACCACGCTCGTCA
- a CDS encoding ABC transporter ATP-binding protein: MSSKLEAIGIAKRYGDSVALEPTDLVVQAGEFLTLLGPSGSGKTTLLQMISGLVAPSAGRIEIDGRDVTHVEPGKRGIGMVFQSYALFPHMSVWDNVAYGLRMRRKSRDEVRAAVDDALAMVRMSEYAKRFPKELSGGQQQRIALARCFAYRPSVILLDEPLGALDKKLREHMQAEIRSLHKELGATFVYVTHDQDEALTLSDRICLMNQARIEQVGTPADLYDRPATRFAAGFIGHSNLLEGELDATRGASGEPILLAAGGRIPLPTGASGAHATRHTLLVRPEAPRIVEPQSGFVDGTISDVVFFGSDTRVHLSMSDGSELTVRCGRSVSPRVGDRVGLTWDPHRTTLLHA; this comes from the coding sequence ATGAGCTCTAAACTCGAGGCGATCGGCATCGCGAAGCGCTACGGCGATTCAGTCGCGCTGGAACCGACGGACCTCGTCGTGCAGGCGGGCGAATTCCTGACACTGCTCGGTCCCTCGGGTTCGGGCAAGACGACCTTGTTGCAGATGATTTCCGGCCTCGTCGCGCCGAGCGCGGGGCGCATCGAAATCGACGGGCGCGACGTCACGCATGTCGAGCCAGGCAAGCGCGGCATCGGCATGGTGTTTCAGAGCTACGCGTTGTTCCCGCACATGAGCGTGTGGGACAACGTGGCATACGGTCTGCGCATGCGCCGCAAGTCACGCGATGAAGTGCGCGCCGCAGTCGACGACGCGCTCGCCATGGTGCGCATGAGTGAGTACGCGAAGCGCTTTCCCAAGGAGCTGTCGGGCGGGCAGCAGCAGCGCATTGCGCTCGCGCGATGCTTCGCGTACCGGCCTTCGGTGATCCTGCTCGACGAGCCGCTCGGCGCGCTCGACAAGAAGCTGCGCGAACACATGCAGGCCGAAATTCGAAGCCTGCACAAGGAACTCGGCGCGACTTTCGTCTACGTGACGCACGATCAGGACGAAGCGCTCACGCTTTCCGATCGCATCTGTCTCATGAACCAGGCGCGCATCGAACAGGTGGGCACGCCTGCGGATCTCTACGATCGTCCGGCCACTCGCTTTGCGGCGGGCTTCATCGGCCATTCGAATCTGCTGGAAGGCGAACTCGACGCGACACGAGGCGCCAGCGGCGAACCGATCCTGCTCGCGGCGGGCGGCCGCATCCCTCTGCCGACCGGCGCGTCGGGCGCGCACGCGACGCGCCACACGCTGCTCGTGCGTCCCGAGGCGCCGCGCATCGTCGAACCGCAGAGCGGCTTTGTCGACGGCACGATTTCGGATGTCGTGTTCTTCGGCAGCGACACGCGCGTGCATCTCTCGATGAGCGACGGCAGCGAGCTGACCGTACGCTGCGGGCGCAGCGTGAGCCCGCGCGTCGGCGACCGAGTCGGCCTCACGTGGGACCCGCATCGCACGACGCTGCTACACGCCTGA